The window TGCTGGTCCGCGAGCACGGGCATCGTGAATCGTGTATGCCTTCACGGTGGCGGCGCGCTGGCTGCCCGACCCATCGCCGAAGCGGACGATGGAGGACGAACCGATCTGGGTCGGGAGCCGGGACGGGGCAGGCTCGGAACCTGTGACAGGGGGTTAGCCTGGGAGTCGGTAATGACCTTGGGGGGACAGTGGTGGGGGATCTCGACGAGGCGCTGTCGATCTTCACGGGCCTGCGCCCACGCTTGTTCGGGATCGCGTACCGCATGCTCGGCAGCGTCAGCGAGGCCGAGGATCTGGTGCAGGAGGTCTGGCTGCGCTGGCAGACGACCGACCGCAGCGTGGTGAACAATCCGGGCGCGTTTCTGGCCACGACCATGACCCGGCTTGCCATCAACGAACTGCAGTCGGCCCGGATGCGCCGTGAGACGTACGTCGGGCCATGGCTGCCGGAGCCGGTCGACACCAGCGCGGACCCGTTCCTGGGCGCCGAACGCGGGGAGGCGCTGGAACTGGCGGTCCTGATGCTGATGGAGAAGCTCACGCCGCATGAGCGGGCGGCGTACGTGCTGCGGGAGGCGTTCGACTACCCGTACCCGCAGATCGCCGCGATCCTGCAGTCCACCGAGCAGGGCGTCCGCCAACTGGTCAGCCGGGCACGCAAGCACATCGTCGGCGAGCGGAAGATCCCGGTGCCGGAGGTCGCCCAGCGGCAGTTGTTGGCGACCTTCCTCGATGCCGCCCGCGTCGGTGACCTCGCAACGCTGGAGAAGCTGCTCGCGGCCGATGTGGCGAGCGTCTCCGACGGCAACGGCGCGCACCAGATCTCCCGTGTGGCGGTCGTGGGCGCGGCCCGGGTGGCGAAGTACCTCGCGGCGTTCTCCACCTGGTACTGGGAGGGCGTGGAGGTGCAGTGGGCCACGACGAACGGACAGGCGAGCGCGGTCATGCGTCGCGGCGATGCCCTGCTCGGCCTGGTCACGATCAACGTGTCCGAGGCGGGCATCGACCAGGTGCTGTGGATGATGAATCCCGACAAGCTCGCCGCCGTGGCCGCGGTCACAAAGTAGGCGCCTGCCCTGTCATAGCTGTCGACCGTGAGAGACAGGGACGAACGGGCGGTGCGGCAGCGGTGCTGGCCTGCCCGTGCCCGGACCGGCGCCGAGGGCCGGGTGGTGTGGAGGCGAGTGTGCTGGCCGGCGATGCCCGCGTGCACGACGACGTCGTACGCCGGCTTGTCGCTGCCTGCCGAACGGGCGAGGTCAACGCGATCCGGACCGTCCTCGACCCGGCCGTCGTCGCGGTGTGCGACGGCGGCGACCGGGTACCGGCTCCGACCGGTCCCGTGCGCGGCGCGGTCCGGGTCGCCCGGCTGCTCGGTGACCTGCTGCCGGGAACCGAACCGACGATCGGGAGCGTCAACGGGTGCGCCGGCCTGGTGATCCGCCGGGCCGGCACCGCCGTGGCCGTGATCGCCGTCGGCTGCGCCGGGGAACGGGCCACCACCCTCTGGGTCGTCCTGAATCCCGCGAAGCTGCGACCCTGGCACCGCCGTTGAGTCCGGTACTGGAGACCGCCGCCGAGCCGGTCCGGAAGATGATCGGCGGCCAGCACCTCGCCGAGGCACCGGCCGCCGATCTCGGCGGCTAGCGGGTGGCCCAGTCGCCGTAGGTGGTCTGCGCGAGGACTGCGTCCTGCGGGGCGACCAGGACATCGCCGGACACCGCACCGAACATGCCGGCGGCAGGGTCGACGACGACCGTACGCTTGTCGCCCTTGGCGGCCAGCGCGGCGCGGCCCCACTCGTCGAGGGTGAAGACCTCCGGGCCGGCCACGTTCCGGATGCCCTGAAGCGGCGCTCCCACGGCGACCTCGGCCACCGCCTTCGCGACGTCGGCCGACGCCATCGGTTGCACCGGCGTGCTGGGCAACCGCACCGTGTCGCCGTCGGTGGTCCAGGAGAGGATCGCGCCGGCGAACTCGAAGAACTGGGTGGCGCGGACGATCGAGTACGGCACCGGGCCGGCCTTCAGGATCTCCTCCTGCAGCACCTTGGCGCGGTAGTAGGCGAGTTCCGGCACCTGGTCGACGCCGACGATCGAGAGGATCACGGCGTGGCCGACGCCCTCGCGCTGCGCGGCCGCCAACAGGTTGTCCATCGTCGTCCGGAAGAAGTCGGTCGATGCCTCGTCGAAGGTCGGCGAGTTTGTCAGGTTCAGCACGACATCGGCGCCCTTGAGCCCGGCATCGAGGCCCTCACCTGTGAGCAGGTCCACCCCGTTCGACTGGGACAGCGGCACCGCCTCGTGCCCCTCCGCCTGAAGGATCCTGACGACCTGCGACCCGATGAGCCCGGTACCACCCAACACGGCGATCTTCATGTCTCTCACACCTCTGTTTTCGTTCGGAAGGCCGGGCGTTCACCCGGCTACGCCAGCTATGACCGGGCAGCACCGCCGGTTGTGACTCGCGCTCACGTCACACCGAGAGCGCATGCCGTTGCAGGGTGAGCGGGTCGGTCAGGCCGAAGCCCGGTCCGACGGCCGGCAGGGTCGGCTCCCAGTCCGGTTCCAGGCCCAGGTAGCTGGCCTGGTCGGCGCGGAGCAGCCCGATCAGCACCTCCGCCACGATCCGGCCGCCGACCGGGCCGAGCCGGTCGCCGCCGCCGCGGTGCTGGGCCTCCTTGAGGACGTAGAACCACAGCGGGGTGCCGTGCGGCCAGGTCTGCTCCAGTTCGTCGGGTGTCAGCGGCGCCGCCCCGACGAGCCGGGCGACCGCCTCGCCGCCGGGTAGCCCGGTGGTTTCCCCGCGCAGGAGGTCGCGTACCGCCAGGGAGCGGTAGGCGGCGGTGTCGACCGCACCGGTGACCCGCTCGGGCAGTCCGATGAGGCTGGCGGCGAGCCGGCCGTCGAGGCGTTTGGCGCGTTGCGCGGGTGGGTGGCCGGGCACGTCGAAGATCTGGGTGAGATCCAGACGCCGGTCGGCGGGCAGCGGGCCGAACCCGACCAGGTCGGGGAAGAGCGGCACCGCCGGTCCGCCGTCGACGAGCCGGTAGGTGTGCCGGATCTGCCCGTGGCCGTAGCGGAAGGCCGCGTCGGCGAACTCCAGCGGGATGTACGCCCGCAGCGGCGGCGGCGCGAACCACCGCCCGCCCTCGGAGAGCACCTCCTCGACCAGGCTCGCCCCGACGAGCCGGGGCAGGAAATCGTGGACCACGATCCACTGGTAGTGCCAGGTGAGGGTGATTCGGGCCTGGTCGAAGACGTCGGCCTCGGGCACCCCGTTGCCGCGCAGCAGATCGACGATGCGGTTGTGCGCGTGCAGCAGGGCGACGTGCAGGGTCAGCGCGAACAGATGTACGTCGTTGCGGGGGTCGCCGATCAGGGCGACGCCCTGGTGGTTGCGCGGCACGTCGGCGCCGTCCGGGCCGAGCAGGAACTTTGCCGGGTCGTCGAGGTCGAACAGGTATGGCGAGCCGATCGGGCCGTCCGAGTAGATCATTTCCAGGTTGAGCTTCGGGGCGCGGGAATTGCGCAGCGCCTCCGGGTCGACGCCGCCGGCGAGGGGTGAACGGTCGGCGGTGATGTCGTGGGCGATCAACTGACCGAAGAATGGCCATCCGGCGGCCTCGGTGGCGTCGTCGCCGCCGGCGCCGAGCCGGTCCAGGGCCGCGGCGGCGTCGCAGATCCCGCCGTCGCCGCCAGCGCGCATCAGCAGTTGGGGATCGGTGCCCAGCGGGTCCAGGCCCGGGAACATGCGTCCGTAGCGGGCCGCCCCGGTGGGCCGGTCGACGGCGCGTACCAGGCTGAGGCAATGGTCGCGGGCGGCCACGTGGGCGCCGCTTTCAGACATCTCGGTCTCCGTCCCGCCCGGCGGCCCGTGAGCCGTCTTCCAGGGCCTCGACCGCACCGAGAAGGCTACGGACGCCCGCCTTCTCGCGCTGGGCATCCGCCGGATCGAACATCCACTCGTCGCTCGGTACGGCGAGGGCGTCCTCGGGCCGGCTGGTCTCGATCGCGGTCAACTCTGCCCTGACGTTGCGCTCCAGCCCGTACAGAAAGGCGTCGTCGCTGGCCGGCAAGCTCATCTTTTCCTCCGTGGGGTACGCGGGTGCGCACCAACCAGGACAGGACAGCCCGGCGACCTGTGACACGCGGGCGAGCGTCACAGGGACACCTGCCGTACGTCTGTCACAGATCCCACGGCTGCCCGGTCTTTGCCGGTGACGTCGGAGAACCGCGACCACGGTCTCCGGTCGGCCACCAGCCGGCACGGCTACCACCAGCAGCGAGGACGGAACATGACAGCGTCGAACAAGGGGACCGCCGACGGGCGAGGGGTGCCGGAACGGTGAGGACCAGTCGACTCGAGGCGTTCAGCGACGGGGTGCTCGCCATCATCATCACGATCATGGTGCTGGAGCTGAAAGTGCCGGAGGATCACGACCTCGCCGGTCTGCTCCACACGAGCGGCGTCGGGCTGCTGACCTATCTCCTGAGCTTCGTCTACGTGAGCATCTACTGGAACAACCACCATCACATGTTCCATCTCGTACGTCAGGTCAGCGGCGAGGTGCTGTGGGCGAACCTGGCGCTGCTGTTCTGTCTGTCGCTGCTGCCGTTCACGACGGCCTGGATGGACGAGTCGACGTTCGAACCGACCCCGGTCGTCGTCTACGGCCTGAACCTGCTGGCCGCCGCCATCGCATACTTCGTGCTCCAAACGGTGATCATCCGGCAGCAGGGGCCGGAGTCGCCGCTGCGGCAGGCTGTCGGCGCTGACCTCAAGGGCAAGCTCTCTCCCGTGCTCAACCTCGCCGGGATCCTCAGCGCCCTGGTGATCGACCGCAGCGGTCGCATCGGCGTCTGGATCGCCCTGGCGTGTTTCGTCGGCACGGCGATCATGTGGCTCATCCCGGACCGCCGCATCGACCGGGTGGTCCGCCAGCACGAGACCGTGACCTGAGCGGGAGGTGGACGGCCGGCAGCCCGCCACCTGGCGGGTAATTTCCGCCACGTGGCGCTCGATCACGCGGGTGGTGCCGGCCATGCTGATGTCAGTGATCACCTCCCGTGATCCTCTGTTCAACCGCGGAGGCGCCGTATGACCACCACCCACGCTCTCCCCCCGCCGTTCGACCCGGAACTCGGCGCCGCACTCGCGGCCATGGCCGACTCGCTCCCACCGGCGATGACGCCGGACATGATTCCGGCCATGCGCGAGCGTGGCGCCGGACCACGGCCCACCGACGACGACCTGCGGCGCGACGGCCGGTTCGAGATCGAGGAGCGGGCCGTACCCGGCCTGGCCGGTGAC of the Micromonospora sp. NBC_01796 genome contains:
- a CDS encoding RNA polymerase sigma-70 factor, which translates into the protein MGDLDEALSIFTGLRPRLFGIAYRMLGSVSEAEDLVQEVWLRWQTTDRSVVNNPGAFLATTMTRLAINELQSARMRRETYVGPWLPEPVDTSADPFLGAERGEALELAVLMLMEKLTPHERAAYVLREAFDYPYPQIAAILQSTEQGVRQLVSRARKHIVGERKIPVPEVAQRQLLATFLDAARVGDLATLEKLLAADVASVSDGNGAHQISRVAVVGAARVAKYLAAFSTWYWEGVEVQWATTNGQASAVMRRGDALLGLVTINVSEAGIDQVLWMMNPDKLAAVAAVTK
- a CDS encoding siderophore-interacting protein — protein: MLAGDARVHDDVVRRLVAACRTGEVNAIRTVLDPAVVAVCDGGDRVPAPTGPVRGAVRVARLLGDLLPGTEPTIGSVNGCAGLVIRRAGTAVAVIAVGCAGERATTLWVVLNPAKLRPWHRR
- a CDS encoding SDR family oxidoreductase; its protein translation is MKIAVLGGTGLIGSQVVRILQAEGHEAVPLSQSNGVDLLTGEGLDAGLKGADVVLNLTNSPTFDEASTDFFRTTMDNLLAAAQREGVGHAVILSIVGVDQVPELAYYRAKVLQEEILKAGPVPYSIVRATQFFEFAGAILSWTTDGDTVRLPSTPVQPMASADVAKAVAEVAVGAPLQGIRNVAGPEVFTLDEWGRAALAAKGDKRTVVVDPAAGMFGAVSGDVLVAPQDAVLAQTTYGDWATR
- a CDS encoding peroxidase family protein is translated as MSESGAHVAARDHCLSLVRAVDRPTGAARYGRMFPGLDPLGTDPQLLMRAGGDGGICDAAAALDRLGAGGDDATEAAGWPFFGQLIAHDITADRSPLAGGVDPEALRNSRAPKLNLEMIYSDGPIGSPYLFDLDDPAKFLLGPDGADVPRNHQGVALIGDPRNDVHLFALTLHVALLHAHNRIVDLLRGNGVPEADVFDQARITLTWHYQWIVVHDFLPRLVGASLVEEVLSEGGRWFAPPPLRAYIPLEFADAAFRYGHGQIRHTYRLVDGGPAVPLFPDLVGFGPLPADRRLDLTQIFDVPGHPPAQRAKRLDGRLAASLIGLPERVTGAVDTAAYRSLAVRDLLRGETTGLPGGEAVARLVGAAPLTPDELEQTWPHGTPLWFYVLKEAQHRGGGDRLGPVGGRIVAEVLIGLLRADQASYLGLEPDWEPTLPAVGPGFGLTDPLTLQRHALSV
- a CDS encoding TMEM175 family protein; protein product: MRTSRLEAFSDGVLAIIITIMVLELKVPEDHDLAGLLHTSGVGLLTYLLSFVYVSIYWNNHHHMFHLVRQVSGEVLWANLALLFCLSLLPFTTAWMDESTFEPTPVVVYGLNLLAAAIAYFVLQTVIIRQQGPESPLRQAVGADLKGKLSPVLNLAGILSALVIDRSGRIGVWIALACFVGTAIMWLIPDRRIDRVVRQHETVT